A single region of the Streptomyces sp. NBC_01803 genome encodes:
- a CDS encoding tetratricopeptide repeat protein has translation MATSSSASRPDGHPQVFNHVFRQLRGPMSQGEFAAAVRRAAREIGERVSCDARYIGRVEAGEIRCPNYAYERVFLHMFPGHTLTDLGFEARQVVRRRRPPHGVRTGPGPSPRPPSARSGGPTGTCAGTTGLTGEAGHPDRTDATDTTEEGDVLRRAFMTGGPTAVASLTALGSLPASAGPSRPGGTEAAALTRAVRDIRLLDDRHGADALYRPACDTLQAAFAMLDSGALRQRVSDQLHSAAGELAISVGWLAHDSGRLTEARSHYAEALATARISGDAALEAHAFCNTAFLARDTGHHREAVRAAQAGRQAALRLGSDELLALLALREASGWAGLGDRPGTREALGRARAHHERGRSDADPEWMSFFGDAEFAGQEAGCWAMLGDWERASGCQRRAVTAAGTEPHFARNITLYAAELAQYLVAHDEPEEAAVFGNRALDLLDQVRSTRIASLLDHTARRLRPASGDATVASFLDRRRARRAPALPVLPTLSVRSLSA, from the coding sequence ATGGCGACGTCATCATCCGCGTCCCGGCCGGACGGCCACCCCCAGGTCTTCAACCACGTCTTCCGTCAGCTCCGCGGACCCATGTCGCAGGGCGAGTTCGCCGCCGCCGTCCGGCGCGCGGCGCGGGAGATCGGCGAACGGGTCTCCTGCGACGCCCGGTACATCGGCCGGGTCGAAGCGGGTGAAATCAGGTGCCCTAATTACGCCTATGAACGGGTATTCCTTCACATGTTCCCGGGGCACACGCTCACCGATCTCGGGTTCGAGGCCAGACAGGTCGTCCGCCGGCGCAGACCGCCGCACGGCGTTCGCACCGGCCCCGGACCGTCCCCCCGGCCGCCGTCCGCGCGTTCCGGCGGCCCCACCGGCACCTGCGCCGGCACCACCGGCCTCACCGGCGAGGCGGGTCACCCGGACCGCACGGACGCCACGGATACCACAGAGGAGGGCGACGTGCTGCGTCGCGCTTTCATGACCGGCGGCCCCACCGCCGTCGCTTCCCTGACCGCTCTGGGATCGCTCCCCGCCTCCGCCGGGCCCTCGCGCCCCGGCGGAACGGAGGCCGCCGCCCTGACGCGGGCCGTCCGCGACATCCGCCTGCTGGACGACCGCCACGGCGCCGACGCGCTGTACCGGCCGGCCTGCGACACCCTCCAGGCGGCCTTCGCCATGCTCGACTCCGGCGCGCTGCGACAGCGCGTGAGTGATCAACTCCACTCCGCCGCCGGCGAGCTGGCCATCTCGGTGGGCTGGCTGGCCCACGACTCCGGACGGCTGACCGAGGCCCGCTCCCACTATGCCGAGGCCCTGGCCACCGCCCGGATCAGCGGCGACGCGGCGCTGGAGGCCCACGCCTTCTGCAACACCGCCTTCCTCGCCCGCGATACCGGCCACCACCGCGAGGCCGTGCGGGCGGCCCAGGCCGGTCGGCAGGCGGCACTCCGGCTCGGCTCGGACGAGTTGCTGGCCCTGCTCGCGCTGCGCGAGGCGAGCGGCTGGGCCGGGCTCGGCGACCGGCCCGGCACGCGAGAGGCGCTGGGCCGCGCCCGGGCCCACCACGAGCGGGGCCGGTCGGACGCCGACCCGGAGTGGATGTCGTTTTTCGGGGACGCCGAGTTCGCGGGCCAGGAGGCGGGCTGCTGGGCGATGCTCGGCGACTGGGAGCGGGCCAGCGGGTGCCAGCGGCGGGCGGTGACGGCGGCCGGGACCGAGCCGCACTTCGCGCGCAACATCACTCTGTACGCGGCCGAACTCGCCCAGTATCTGGTGGCGCACGACGAGCCGGAGGAGGCCGCGGTGTTCGGCAACCGGGCACTTGACCTGCTCGACCAGGTGCGCTCGACCCGGATCGCGAGCCTGCTCGACCACACGGCGCGCCGCCTGCGGCCGGCGAGCGGGGACGCGACGGTGGCCTCGTTCCTGGACCGCCGGCGCGCACGCCGGGCGCCCGCGCTGCCGGTGTTGCCCACCTTGTCCGTGCGGAGCCTGAGCGCGTAG
- a CDS encoding histidine phosphatase family protein — MTARTLLIRHGRTAWSVAGRHTGLTDVPLLDEGRSQAKSLGVRLHEAPFNGLPDAEIRTSPLLRAQDTCELAGFGGRATSWDALREWDYGDMEGMTTEEISERHGRNWVIWRDGVTGGETLEQFSSRADEVVAWVHEAHAAGRETAVFAHGHILRAVAARWLGLDVRFAARLRLEAAALSGLGWAYGEPALERWNDTGHLDV, encoded by the coding sequence ATGACCGCCCGTACCCTGCTGATCCGGCATGGACGAACTGCCTGGTCGGTGGCCGGGCGCCATACCGGACTCACGGATGTTCCCCTGCTGGACGAGGGCCGCTCCCAGGCGAAGTCGCTCGGCGTGCGCCTGCACGAGGCGCCGTTCAACGGGCTGCCGGACGCCGAGATCCGCACCAGTCCGCTCCTCCGTGCCCAGGACACCTGCGAATTGGCCGGATTCGGTGGCCGGGCGACCTCTTGGGACGCGCTGCGCGAGTGGGACTACGGCGACATGGAGGGCATGACCACCGAGGAGATCTCCGAACGGCACGGCAGGAACTGGGTGATCTGGCGCGACGGGGTGACCGGCGGCGAGACCCTGGAACAGTTCTCCTCGCGCGCCGACGAGGTCGTCGCCTGGGTGCACGAGGCACACGCGGCCGGCCGGGAGACGGCGGTCTTCGCGCACGGCCACATCCTGCGCGCGGTCGCGGCCCGCTGGCTCGGGCTGGATGTCCGCTTCGCCGCCCGGCTCCGCCTGGAGGCGGCGGCCCTGTCGGGGCTCGGCTGGGCCTACGGCGAGCCCGCCCTGGAGCGCTGGAACGACACCGGGCACCTGGATGTTTGA
- a CDS encoding phosphatase PAP2 family protein — protein sequence MPRDRPRWWTELLLIVVVYGAYSGARLLARGDVETAVGNGLAILRLENSLWLSAEDPLNELFTQEAWLGIPSSFAYASLHYIVTPAVLIWLFRRRPLHYRLMRTWLLASTLLGLIGFTLMPTSPPRLLPGTHGFVDSLAQYSDYGWWAGEASAPSGMGDLTNQYAAMPSLHVGWSVWCGVALWHYGRRTPLMRTLAVGYPLITTMVVMGTANHYFIDALAGTAVMTAGLLLSRPLLRLSNRIRVRYGLDQPVPGTEHDAIPAAAPAASTAPTAPTGTTRHTRPLELARQNGPAQRDAHAPNLGG from the coding sequence ATGCCCCGAGACCGGCCGCGCTGGTGGACCGAGCTGCTACTGATCGTGGTCGTGTACGGGGCGTACTCCGGCGCCAGGCTCCTGGCGCGGGGCGACGTCGAGACGGCGGTCGGCAACGGCTTGGCCATCCTGCGGCTGGAGAACTCGCTCTGGCTGAGCGCGGAGGACCCGCTCAACGAGCTGTTCACGCAGGAGGCGTGGCTCGGCATTCCGTCGAGCTTCGCCTATGCCTCGCTGCACTACATCGTCACGCCCGCCGTCCTGATCTGGCTGTTCCGGCGCCGCCCGCTGCACTACCGGCTGATGCGCACCTGGCTGCTGGCCTCGACGCTGCTCGGGCTGATCGGCTTCACGCTGATGCCGACGAGCCCGCCGCGGCTGCTGCCCGGCACGCACGGCTTCGTCGACAGCCTGGCGCAGTACAGCGATTACGGCTGGTGGGCCGGCGAGGCGAGCGCGCCCAGCGGCATGGGTGATCTCACCAACCAGTACGCCGCCATGCCGAGCCTGCACGTGGGCTGGTCGGTGTGGTGCGGGGTGGCGTTGTGGCACTACGGAAGGCGCACGCCGCTGATGCGCACGCTGGCCGTGGGCTATCCGCTGATAACCACGATGGTGGTGATGGGCACCGCGAACCACTACTTCATCGACGCCCTCGCCGGCACCGCGGTCATGACGGCCGGACTGCTGCTGTCCCGCCCGCTGCTGCGCCTGTCGAACCGGATCAGGGTCCGGTACGGGCTGGACCAGCCCGTACCGGGCACCGAGCACGACGCGATCCCGGCGGCGGCCCCGGCGGCCTCGACTGCTCCGACGGCCCCGACGGGCACCACGCGCCACACCCGCCCGCTGGAGCTGGCACGGCAGAATGGACCGGCGCAGCGTGACGCCCACGCGCCGAACCTTGGAGGCTGA
- a CDS encoding MarR family transcriptional regulator produces MDSYTYSHSDADLAGQPIGYWSWAAHKAVVTSIRAALAEYGLTQPRWWVLGQLGLADDGRTRDELYDTLHGYLDVGEALHGEIDALAAAGLIAADDGRFRLTAGGETVRAKAAVSVRGVLDRVHRNVTDEEYVTTLKVLQRMIQNVDGEAWHH; encoded by the coding sequence ATGGACTCATACACGTACTCCCACAGCGACGCCGACCTCGCCGGCCAGCCGATCGGCTACTGGAGCTGGGCCGCCCACAAGGCGGTCGTCACCTCTATCCGGGCCGCACTGGCTGAGTACGGGCTCACCCAGCCCCGGTGGTGGGTGCTGGGACAGCTGGGCCTCGCCGACGACGGCCGTACCCGGGACGAGCTGTACGACACCCTCCACGGCTACCTGGACGTGGGCGAGGCTCTGCACGGCGAGATCGACGCCCTGGCGGCGGCCGGCCTGATCGCCGCGGACGACGGCCGTTTCCGCCTCACCGCCGGGGGTGAGACGGTCCGTGCGAAGGCCGCGGTGTCCGTCCGGGGCGTGCTCGACCGGGTCCACCGGAACGTGACGGATGAGGAGTACGTCACGACGCTGAAGGTGCTGCAACGGATGATCCAGAACGTGGACGGGGAGGCGTGGCACCACTGA
- a CDS encoding M6 family metalloprotease domain-containing protein: protein MRRVHRRPTAVLTALAALLGSTLTAGTGDEAVADEPCSLPRSAIHHSEGVDTWNEEYPRPVGETRAVMLFLSFPDAKPQLTPQRIAADYFPATADYFRAASYGRLDLRTRVVSEWLKMPRDSRDYGIRRDWNAALRSAYVHDALKAVTQRVDLGAYDIVYLVADPDAPGVDSDATKVVNFDKPVRIGDDEIRRIVTVFERRDPDRNVLAHETGHVFDLPDLYNRPEEGFGDWDTHVGDWDLMGSQFGLAPELFGWHKWKLGWLRPGHVDCVRSPGTTHHTLQPLGAPLDKESPESDTRLAVIRTGPAEALVAEARAPIGNDATTCTRGVLLYRVRSDVASADGPIEVLDGHPDTGACHAASVNPSLADAPLETGESYYDADAGVRIEVGERTVTGGWDIKVARS, encoded by the coding sequence GTGCGCCGTGTCCACCGCCGGCCCACGGCCGTGCTCACCGCGCTGGCCGCCCTGCTCGGCAGCACCCTGACCGCGGGTACCGGCGACGAGGCCGTCGCGGACGAACCGTGCAGCCTGCCACGTTCCGCCATCCACCACTCCGAGGGGGTGGACACGTGGAACGAGGAGTACCCGCGTCCGGTCGGCGAGACGCGCGCCGTCATGCTCTTCCTCTCCTTCCCCGACGCCAAGCCCCAGCTCACGCCGCAGCGGATCGCCGCCGACTACTTCCCGGCGACCGCCGACTACTTCCGCGCCGCCTCCTACGGCAGGCTCGACCTGCGCACGCGCGTGGTGTCCGAATGGCTGAAGATGCCCCGGGATTCCCGCGACTACGGGATACGACGCGACTGGAACGCCGCCCTGCGCTCGGCCTACGTGCACGACGCGCTCAAGGCCGTCACCCAGCGGGTGGACCTCGGCGCCTACGACATCGTCTATCTGGTGGCCGACCCGGACGCGCCGGGCGTGGACTCCGACGCCACCAAGGTCGTCAACTTCGACAAGCCCGTCCGGATCGGGGACGACGAGATCCGACGCATCGTCACCGTCTTCGAACGGCGCGATCCCGACCGGAACGTCCTCGCCCACGAGACCGGACACGTCTTCGATCTGCCCGATCTATACAACCGGCCGGAGGAAGGATTCGGCGATTGGGACACGCATGTGGGGGATTGGGACCTCATGGGAAGTCAGTTCGGGCTCGCCCCCGAGCTTTTCGGCTGGCACAAATGGAAGCTCGGCTGGCTCCGGCCGGGGCACGTGGATTGCGTGCGCTCCCCGGGCACCACGCACCACACCCTCCAGCCCCTGGGCGCCCCCCTGGACAAGGAGAGCCCCGAGTCGGACACCCGCCTGGCCGTGATCCGCACCGGCCCGGCCGAGGCGCTGGTCGCCGAGGCCCGCGCGCCGATCGGCAACGACGCGACGACCTGCACGCGCGGCGTGCTGCTGTACCGGGTGCGCAGCGACGTCGCCTCGGCCGACGGCCCGATCGAAGTCCTCGACGGCCACCCGGACACCGGCGCGTGCCACGCCGCCTCGGTCAACCCCAGCCTGGCCGACGCGCCGCTGGAGACGGGCGAGAGCTACTACGACGCGGACGCCGGGGTGCGGATCGAGGTGGGTGAACGGACAGTGACGGGTGGTTGGGACATCAAGGTCGCCCGGTCTTGA
- a CDS encoding putative bifunctional diguanylate cyclase/phosphodiesterase: MNGPHNGPGHDPGSALHATPSAFTESEILADYRAAFQIAQLPMALVGRSGQILIANPAFGRLLGIPLERLAGVRADTVTGLGLDGRTRGSYHAVLRGHSERMRCTRRLKHADGHTLWAEVTVLPTRCDDSAALLTVLDISERRDLQERLRHIEMHDPVTRLPNRALFFERLTSALADSATGRIGLCYLGLDGFKAINDTLGHRVGDQLLSAAAQRLAHCATGAGGHLVARLGGDEFAVLVEGSTGTEQLTRLAEKMLAALQRPFDLCGQRLAVSASIGVVERECASTTATGLMQAADTTLYWAKADGKARWTLFDPERNAHRMTRQSLSATLRRGVERGEFTLEYQPIVGLADDIVRGAEALVRWRHPQFGTLGPDRFIGLAEENGAIVPLGRWALIEACRQARRWQLDHPGRPLFVSVNVAVRQVWDSDLVSDVASALRDSGLPSGLLQLELTESAVMGSAGRPLQALQDLSDMGVRIAIDDFGTGYSNLAYLSRLPVRALKLDGMFVRGFRTARHLNPADETIVTSLVQLAHKLGLTVTAECVEGPAQAERLRRIGCDTGQGWHYARPMPADHMAALLAGRT, from the coding sequence GTGAACGGACCCCACAACGGACCGGGACATGACCCCGGAAGCGCCCTCCATGCGACTCCTTCAGCCTTCACGGAGAGTGAGATCCTCGCGGACTATCGAGCCGCCTTCCAGATCGCCCAGCTACCCATGGCGCTGGTCGGCAGATCAGGACAGATCCTCATCGCCAATCCGGCCTTCGGCCGGCTGCTGGGCATCCCGCTTGAGCGGCTGGCCGGGGTCCGCGCGGACACCGTGACCGGGCTCGGCCTCGACGGCCGCACGCGCGGCTCGTACCACGCGGTGCTGCGCGGCCACAGCGAGCGCATGCGCTGCACGCGCCGTCTCAAACATGCCGACGGGCACACCCTGTGGGCGGAGGTGACTGTGCTGCCCACCCGCTGCGACGACTCGGCGGCGCTGCTGACCGTCCTCGACATCAGCGAGCGCCGCGACCTCCAGGAGCGGTTGCGCCACATCGAGATGCACGACCCGGTCACCCGGCTGCCCAACCGCGCGCTGTTCTTCGAGCGGCTCACCAGCGCGCTCGCGGACTCCGCCACCGGGCGGATCGGGCTGTGCTATCTCGGCCTCGACGGTTTCAAGGCCATCAACGACACCCTCGGCCACCGCGTCGGCGACCAGCTCCTCAGTGCCGCCGCCCAGCGCCTGGCCCACTGCGCCACCGGCGCCGGCGGGCATCTGGTCGCCCGGCTCGGCGGCGACGAGTTCGCCGTGCTGGTGGAGGGCTCGACGGGCACCGAGCAGCTCACCCGCCTCGCGGAGAAGATGCTCGCCGCGCTCCAGCGCCCGTTCGACCTGTGCGGGCAGCGGCTCGCCGTCTCGGCCAGCATCGGCGTGGTGGAGCGGGAGTGCGCGAGCACGACGGCCACCGGGCTGATGCAGGCCGCCGACACCACGCTGTACTGGGCGAAGGCGGACGGCAAGGCCCGCTGGACGCTGTTCGACCCCGAGCGGAACGCGCACCGCATGACGCGGCAGTCGCTGTCCGCGACGCTCCGCCGGGGCGTGGAGCGCGGTGAGTTCACGCTGGAGTACCAGCCGATCGTGGGGCTCGCGGACGACATCGTGCGCGGGGCGGAGGCGCTGGTGCGCTGGCGCCACCCGCAGTTCGGCACGCTCGGCCCGGACCGTTTCATCGGGCTGGCGGAGGAGAACGGCGCGATCGTGCCGCTCGGCCGCTGGGCACTGATCGAGGCGTGCCGCCAGGCGCGCCGCTGGCAGCTCGACCATCCGGGGAGACCACTCTTCGTCAGCGTCAACGTGGCGGTGCGTCAGGTCTGGGACTCGGACCTGGTGAGCGATGTGGCGAGCGCGTTGCGGGACTCGGGGCTGCCGTCCGGGCTCCTGCAGCTGGAGCTGACCGAGTCGGCGGTGATGGGCTCGGCGGGGCGACCGTTGCAGGCGCTCCAGGATCTGTCGGACATGGGGGTGCGGATCGCGATCGACGACTTCGGCACGGGGTATTCCAACCTCGCCTACCTGAGCCGGCTTCCGGTGCGGGCGCTGAAGCTCGACGGCATGTTCGTGCGCGGCTTCCGCACCGCGCGCCATCTCAACCCGGCGGATGAGACGATCGTCACATCGCTGGTGCAGCTCGCCCACAAGCTCGGCCTCACGGTCACGGCCGAGTGCGTCGAGGGCCCGGCACAGGCGGAACGGCTGCGCAGAATCGGCTGCGACACCGGTCAGGGATGGCACTACGCCCGGCCGATGCCCGCCGATCACATGGCCGCCCTGCTCGCCGGGCGGACCTGA
- a CDS encoding maleate cis-trans isomerase family protein, protein MTATVGFLYPGHSAEDDFPRMESLLNGAGAGVRLPLVHTDIGTDAHRVDALREMGSVDRLTAKLGELTGQGVAAVVWACTSASFVYGWDGAADQVRRLAAEAELPASSTSFAFARAARAVGARRVAVAATYPDDVAALFADFLGTAGIEVVAVRGSGVITAAEVGTWGRDEVLDLARSGDHPAADAVLLPDTALHTAAWLPELEAALGKPVLTANQVTAWEGLRLLDHPARCRAMGSLFADRAA, encoded by the coding sequence ATGACGGCCACGGTCGGGTTCCTGTACCCGGGGCACTCCGCCGAGGACGACTTCCCGCGCATGGAGTCGCTGCTCAACGGGGCCGGCGCGGGCGTCCGGCTGCCGCTGGTCCACACCGACATCGGCACGGACGCCCACCGGGTGGACGCGCTGCGGGAGATGGGGTCGGTGGACCGGCTGACCGCGAAGCTCGGGGAGCTGACCGGGCAGGGGGTGGCAGCCGTGGTGTGGGCCTGCACCAGCGCCAGCTTCGTCTACGGCTGGGACGGCGCGGCCGACCAGGTGCGGCGGTTGGCGGCGGAGGCGGAGCTGCCCGCGTCCAGCACGTCGTTCGCGTTCGCGCGGGCGGCACGCGCGGTGGGCGCGCGGCGGGTGGCGGTCGCGGCGACGTATCCGGACGACGTGGCCGCGTTGTTCGCCGACTTCCTCGGCACGGCGGGCATCGAGGTGGTGGCGGTGCGCGGCAGCGGCGTCATCACGGCGGCCGAGGTCGGCACCTGGGGCCGCGACGAGGTCCTGGACCTGGCCCGCTCCGGCGACCACCCGGCGGCCGACGCGGTCCTGCTCCCGGACACGGCGCTGCACACGGCGGCCTGGCTGCCCGAGTTGGAGGCGGCGCTCGGCAAACCGGTGCTGACTGCCAACCAGGTCACCGCCTGGGAGGGGCTGCGCCTGCTGGACCATCCGGCGCGCTGCCGGGCGATGGGCTCGCTGTTCGCGGACCGGGCGGCGTAA
- a CDS encoding maleate cis-trans isomerase family protein: MDISFLSGPLPQRGVGVVAPFDFALDRELWRWVPADVSLHVTRTPFVPVEVSLDLARLVSEHATLREGVRALCAVGPEVVAYACTSGSFVGGVAGERAMTEAMRQAGEIPALTTSGALLAALAELDVGRIAVITPYTKSVTDALEDYLREAGVAVCGRGYLGLTRQIWRVPYREVVAMARGAVARAAAPPEALFISCTNLPTYDVIPQLEAELRMPVISANQVTMWAALRELGSAAVGPYQALLDPAARRGPASMAVDEERGDAVT, translated from the coding sequence ATGGATATCTCCTTTCTCAGCGGCCCGTTGCCGCAGCGCGGTGTGGGCGTCGTCGCGCCGTTCGACTTCGCGCTCGACCGCGAGCTGTGGCGCTGGGTGCCCGCCGACGTATCCCTGCACGTGACGCGGACGCCGTTCGTCCCCGTCGAGGTCAGCCTGGACCTGGCCCGGCTGGTCAGCGAGCACGCCACGCTGCGCGAGGGCGTGCGGGCGCTGTGCGCCGTCGGACCCGAGGTGGTGGCCTACGCCTGCACCTCCGGCAGCTTTGTCGGCGGCGTCGCGGGCGAGCGGGCCATGACCGAGGCCATGCGGCAGGCCGGCGAGATCCCGGCCCTGACGACGTCGGGCGCGCTGCTGGCCGCCCTGGCCGAGCTGGACGTGGGGCGGATCGCGGTCATCACGCCGTACACGAAGTCGGTGACGGACGCGCTGGAGGACTATCTGCGCGAGGCGGGCGTGGCGGTCTGCGGGCGCGGGTACCTGGGGCTGACCCGGCAGATATGGCGGGTGCCGTACCGGGAGGTGGTGGCGATGGCCCGCGGCGCGGTGGCGCGGGCGGCGGCGCCGCCGGAGGCGTTGTTCATCAGCTGCACCAACCTGCCCACGTACGACGTGATACCGCAGCTGGAGGCGGAGCTGCGGATGCCGGTGATCTCCGCCAACCAGGTGACGATGTGGGCCGCGCTGCGCGAGCTGGGCTCGGCGGCCGTCGGCCCGTACCAGGCGCTGCTGGACCCGGCGGCCCGGCGCGGCCCGGCGTCCATGGCGGTCGACGAGGAGAGAGGTGACGCGGTCACATGA
- a CDS encoding D-2-hydroxyacid dehydrogenase: MSEPRVLVLDTDPSPRLDRLTGHARVVRADEKGLADRLPEADALLVWDFASDAVRHAWPGPGPRPVWVHTASAGVDRLLFPELLASPTVLTNARGVFDRPIAEYVAGLVLSMAKDFDGSRTLQSRRHWLHRETEKVYGSRAIVVGSGPIGRRIGGTLTALGVDVALVGRTAREGVRASEELPALLPGADWVVCAAPLTPATTGMFDTAAFALMKPSARFINVGRGGHVVEEDLAAALRSGRLAGAALDVFTTEPLPPESPLWDLPGLVVSPHMSGDTVGWRDDLAEQFCDNFDRWRAGEPLVNVVDKRLGYVPSEAP, encoded by the coding sequence ATGTCCGAACCCCGTGTGCTCGTCCTCGACACAGACCCCTCACCCCGCCTCGACCGGCTCACCGGCCACGCCCGCGTCGTGCGCGCCGATGAGAAGGGCCTGGCCGACCGGCTGCCCGAGGCCGACGCGCTGCTGGTGTGGGACTTCGCCTCCGACGCCGTCCGGCACGCCTGGCCGGGGCCGGGACCCCGCCCGGTCTGGGTGCACACGGCGAGCGCGGGCGTCGATCGGCTGCTCTTTCCCGAGCTGCTGGCCTCCCCCACCGTCCTGACGAACGCGCGCGGCGTCTTCGACCGGCCGATCGCCGAGTACGTGGCCGGGCTCGTGCTGTCCATGGCCAAGGACTTCGACGGCAGCCGCACCCTCCAGTCCCGGCGGCACTGGCTGCACCGCGAGACGGAGAAGGTGTACGGCAGCCGGGCGATCGTGGTCGGCTCAGGACCCATCGGGCGGCGGATCGGCGGCACGCTGACCGCGCTCGGGGTGGATGTGGCACTGGTCGGCCGCACGGCCCGGGAGGGCGTGCGCGCGAGCGAGGAGCTGCCGGCGCTGCTGCCCGGCGCGGACTGGGTGGTGTGCGCCGCCCCGCTCACGCCCGCGACGACCGGCATGTTCGACACGGCGGCCTTCGCGCTGATGAAGCCGTCGGCCCGGTTCATCAACGTCGGGCGCGGCGGGCACGTCGTGGAGGAGGACCTGGCCGCCGCGTTGCGTTCCGGGCGGCTGGCGGGCGCCGCGCTGGACGTGTTCACCACCGAGCCGCTGCCGCCCGAGAGTCCGCTGTGGGACCTGCCGGGCCTGGTCGTCTCGCCGCACATGAGCGGCGACACGGTCGGCTGGCGCGACGACCTGGCCGAGCAGTTCTGCGACAACTTCGACCGCTGGCGCGCGGGCGAGCCGCTGGTCAACGTGGTCGACAAGCGGCTCGGCTACGTCCCCTCGGAGGCCCCGTGA
- a CDS encoding amidase — MTPLADLTATELVARYATGDLSPVDVAEAALARAAAIGPEVNAFVLIDRPGALAAARASAERWRRGRPAGPVDGVPVTVKDILLQRGHPTRRGSAAQPPGDGPWEEDAPAVARLRESGAVFLGKTTTPEFGWKGVTDSPLSGATGNPYAPARTSGGSSGGSAAAVALGAGPLSLGTDGGGSVRIPASFCGIFALKPTYGRVPLYPASAFGTLAHVGPMTRDAADAALLLDIIARPDPRDWSQLAPGPGRFANALVAGVERVRGLRVAYSPALSEAEVAPDVAAAVRRAVDGLAGLGARVTETDPPLPPLAELREAFHALWFSGAARVTQHFDAGQVAALDPGLREIRAAGARYSALDYLAAVDVRMALGRAMGAFHERYDLLVTPTVPGTAFAKGTEVPEGSGMSRWTEWTPFTYPFNLTQQPAASLPCGLDAEGLPIGLQLVGARHADALVLRAAHALYAAGVAGVPGPPTPGPG, encoded by the coding sequence GTGACCCCGCTCGCCGACCTGACCGCCACCGAGCTCGTCGCCCGGTACGCGACCGGCGACCTCTCGCCCGTCGACGTGGCGGAGGCGGCGCTCGCCCGGGCGGCGGCCATCGGTCCCGAGGTGAACGCCTTCGTGCTCATCGACCGGCCCGGCGCCCTCGCCGCCGCCCGCGCCTCGGCGGAACGGTGGCGGCGCGGGCGGCCCGCCGGCCCGGTGGACGGGGTGCCGGTGACCGTGAAGGACATCCTGCTCCAGCGCGGCCACCCCACCCGGCGGGGCAGCGCGGCCCAGCCTCCGGGGGACGGGCCGTGGGAGGAGGACGCCCCGGCGGTCGCCCGGCTGCGCGAGTCGGGCGCCGTCTTCCTCGGCAAGACGACCACCCCCGAGTTCGGCTGGAAGGGCGTGACCGACTCGCCGCTCTCCGGCGCGACGGGCAACCCGTACGCCCCGGCGCGCACCTCCGGTGGTTCGAGCGGCGGGAGCGCGGCGGCGGTGGCGCTGGGCGCCGGGCCGCTGAGCCTGGGCACGGACGGCGGCGGCTCGGTCCGCATCCCGGCCTCGTTCTGCGGGATCTTCGCGCTCAAGCCGACCTACGGGCGGGTGCCGCTCTACCCGGCCAGCGCGTTCGGCACGCTCGCGCACGTCGGCCCGATGACCCGCGACGCGGCCGACGCCGCGCTGCTGCTCGACATCATCGCCCGCCCCGATCCGCGCGACTGGTCCCAGCTCGCGCCGGGCCCCGGCCGTTTCGCCAACGCGCTGGTGGCGGGCGTGGAACGGGTCAGGGGCCTGCGCGTGGCCTACTCCCCCGCACTGAGCGAGGCCGAGGTCGCCCCCGATGTGGCCGCCGCCGTGCGGCGCGCGGTGGACGGGCTGGCCGGCCTCGGCGCGCGGGTGACCGAGACCGACCCGCCGCTGCCGCCGCTCGCGGAGCTGCGCGAGGCGTTCCACGCGCTCTGGTTCAGCGGCGCGGCCCGCGTGACGCAGCACTTCGACGCCGGGCAGGTGGCGGCGCTCGATCCGGGCCTGCGGGAGATCCGCGCCGCCGGGGCGCGGTACTCGGCGCTGGACTACCTGGCGGCGGTTGACGTCCGGATGGCGCTGGGCCGCGCGATGGGCGCCTTCCACGAGCGTTACGACCTGCTGGTCACGCCGACGGTGCCGGGCACCGCGTTCGCCAAGGGGACCGAGGTGCCGGAGGGCTCGGGCATGAGCCGGTGGACGGAGTGGACGCCGTTCACCTATCCGTTCAATCTCACCCAGCAGCCCGCCGCGTCCCTGCCGTGCGGGCTGGACGCGGAGGGGCTGCCGATCGGGCTCCAGCTGGTCGGCGCCCGGCACGCGGACGCCCTCGTGCTGCGGGCCGCGCACGCGCTCTACGCGGCGGGCGTCGCGGGCGTGCCAGGTCCCCCGACGCCGGGTCCGGGGTAG